Proteins from a single region of Alloscardovia omnicolens:
- the trmD gene encoding tRNA (guanosine(37)-N1)-methyltransferase TrmD, which yields MRIDIVSVFPEYFDVLNLSLLGKAQDKGLLNFGIHNLRDWTHDVHHSVDDTPVGGGAGMVMKPEVWAECLDDFLGIPALDHIEHADPSTGAHSQAILVFPNPSAPTFTQKDATELSHAEHLIFGCGRYEGYDGRLPAYYAAQGFDVREYSIGDYVLNGGEVAVSVMVEATTRLIDGFMGNHASIEEESYTGAEGLLEHRQYTKPATWRGMEVPDVLLSGHHANIDRFRRDEELRRTSHIRPDIIEALDCSQLDKKDRKLLAELGWIVSGEHPRLRSEKPKS from the coding sequence GTGCGCATTGACATTGTTTCTGTTTTTCCTGAATATTTTGACGTCCTGAATTTGAGTTTGCTAGGCAAAGCTCAAGATAAGGGGCTGCTTAATTTCGGTATTCACAACTTACGCGATTGGACGCACGATGTGCATCACAGCGTTGATGATACGCCCGTAGGCGGCGGCGCTGGCATGGTCATGAAGCCGGAAGTGTGGGCTGAATGTCTTGATGATTTTCTTGGCATCCCAGCACTCGACCACATTGAGCACGCAGATCCATCGACGGGCGCCCACTCTCAAGCTATCCTCGTTTTCCCTAACCCGTCCGCCCCAACTTTTACCCAGAAAGACGCGACGGAACTCAGCCACGCTGAGCATCTGATTTTCGGCTGTGGCCGTTATGAAGGCTATGACGGTCGCCTCCCTGCCTACTATGCTGCCCAGGGCTTTGACGTGCGCGAATATTCCATTGGTGATTATGTGCTCAATGGTGGCGAAGTAGCCGTTTCAGTTATGGTGGAGGCAACAACCCGCTTAATTGATGGTTTTATGGGCAATCACGCCTCGATTGAAGAAGAATCCTATACGGGTGCAGAAGGATTGCTAGAACATCGTCAATATACCAAGCCTGCCACATGGCGCGGCATGGAGGTACCTGATGTTTTATTATCAGGCCATCATGCCAATATTGACCGTTTCCGCCGCGATGAGGAATTACGCCGCACATCGCACATTCGCCCTGATATTATTGAGGCTTTAGACTGCTCTCAGCTAGATAAAAAAGACCGCAAGCTCTTAGCAGAGCTCGGATGGATTGTCAGCGGCGAGCATCCTCGTTTGCGAAGCGAAAAACCCAAAAGCTAA
- a CDS encoding RNA-binding protein, whose amino-acid sequence MLTEAVEHLIKNIVDFPDDVSVKSHDSARGEHIRVRVNPEDIGRVIGRQGRTASAIRTVVQAIADHNVRIDIIDARR is encoded by the coding sequence ATGTTGACTGAAGCGGTAGAGCATTTGATTAAGAACATCGTTGATTTTCCTGACGATGTGTCTGTAAAGTCTCATGACAGCGCTCGAGGCGAACATATTCGAGTTCGCGTCAATCCAGAAGATATTGGTCGCGTTATTGGACGCCAAGGTCGCACGGCATCAGCCATCCGAACCGTAGTCCAAGCTATTGCAGACCATAACGTTCGAATTGATATTATCGATGCGCGCCGCTGA
- the rpsP gene encoding 30S ribosomal protein S16, with translation MATKIRLKRFGKKFYAFYRVVVADSRVKRDGKVIEEIGVYDPNKQPSLIEINSERAQYWLGVGAQPSEPVLNLLKITGDWQKFKGLPGAEGTLRTAENGPDAAARIEAADNEAQKLKAAKSEAAAKAKAEAEAEPAAESEAEAE, from the coding sequence TTGGCAACTAAGATTCGTTTGAAGCGTTTCGGTAAGAAGTTCTACGCATTCTATCGCGTAGTTGTAGCAGATTCTCGCGTAAAGCGTGACGGTAAGGTTATTGAAGAGATCGGCGTATACGATCCAAACAAGCAGCCTTCCCTCATCGAGATTAACTCTGAACGCGCACAGTACTGGCTTGGTGTTGGCGCACAGCCATCTGAGCCTGTATTGAACTTGCTCAAGATTACCGGTGACTGGCAGAAGTTCAAGGGCCTGCCAGGTGCAGAAGGTACCTTGCGTACTGCAGAAAACGGTCCAGATGCAGCAGCACGTATTGAAGCTGCTGACAACGAAGCTCAAAAGCTGAAGGCTGCTAAGTCTGAAGCAGCTGCAAAGGCTAAGGCAGAAGCTGAAGCTGAACCTGCAGCAGAGTCCGAAGCAGAGGCTGAGTAA
- a CDS encoding endonuclease/exonuclease/phosphatase family protein, which produces MIIWFFLIIIALWMSLRYLPAGADAHNPLPYAIALIPLLAIPLIALLGWSVFSHQRAHIWVSIGLLAMHLLWSLTFYVPLPAEVMPLLASPRQTFNSAVSTENTGEQQFVTVMTVNARYGHADTSVIMHTIKQMNIDVLAVQEVSDDFVQRLHDAGISQIMAFEQLGEKTEHDNAGYNALWSRYPATQSGSTLLEDMGSQTPWMHIQVNNHAVRIVSTHPYSPQRGAQQWHHDIASLGQLATGADVPTIVMGDLNSSVFHPSLRATINAGLVDSSLELHRGAHVTFPSSWFMMPSMIEIDHVLHTRELTATQVQTAVIPRTDHKALIARITWR; this is translated from the coding sequence ATGATTATCTGGTTTTTCTTGATTATTATTGCCTTGTGGATGTCTTTGCGCTATCTGCCTGCAGGAGCAGATGCGCATAACCCGCTGCCGTACGCTATTGCGCTCATTCCCCTACTTGCTATTCCCTTGATTGCGCTACTAGGATGGTCGGTCTTCTCTCATCAGCGAGCGCACATATGGGTTAGTATCGGATTGCTTGCTATGCATCTGTTATGGTCTTTGACTTTTTATGTTCCACTTCCCGCTGAAGTCATGCCTCTGCTCGCCTCCCCCCGACAAACTTTTAACTCTGCAGTTTCTACTGAAAACACAGGTGAGCAACAGTTCGTTACAGTGATGACCGTAAATGCTCGTTATGGTCATGCCGATACTAGCGTTATTATGCATACCATTAAGCAGATGAATATTGACGTTCTTGCTGTTCAAGAGGTTAGCGATGATTTTGTGCAGAGATTGCATGATGCAGGCATTAGTCAGATTATGGCTTTTGAGCAGTTAGGTGAGAAAACCGAGCACGATAATGCTGGTTACAATGCCCTTTGGTCTCGCTATCCAGCAACTCAATCTGGATCTACTCTGCTTGAGGATATGGGGTCTCAAACGCCATGGATGCACATACAAGTGAATAACCATGCTGTGCGTATTGTGTCTACTCACCCTTACTCTCCGCAGCGCGGCGCACAACAATGGCATCACGATATTGCATCTTTGGGGCAACTAGCAACAGGAGCAGATGTTCCCACCATTGTTATGGGCGATTTGAATTCCAGCGTTTTCCATCCTAGCTTGCGTGCCACCATTAATGCTGGACTAGTTGATTCTTCCCTCGAATTGCATCGCGGCGCTCATGTCACTTTCCCTTCTTCATGGTTTATGATGCCGAGCATGATTGAAATCGATCATGTGCTCCATACACGCGAACTCACAGCAACGCAAGTTCAAACCGCTGTTATTCCTCGTACCGACCATAAGGCTCTTATCGCACGGATTACATGGCGTTAG
- a CDS encoding ATP-dependent DNA helicase RecG, which translates to MVDIHTSLSTLITNKRRVGALKKLGLVSCEDILTYYPFRVSAPVCARSMNELVPGQPAVCGGYIRHVHMANMARGGSRIVADVRDDSGAGVHLVYFTHKKYYADYIMGRLREGQQIAVQGTPSEYGGIIQFTHPTTYTVRDENNDGQALSLEEAIEKLSQPQPVYHANARISSAHIHETICAVLEALAGVQPQQADNTEEPENNSSSHLREHIEQLSAAIPDVIPETVRKEHDLMHKAEALLAVHRPESEAECERGLTTLRWEEALVSQMAMVLSREENNEAHAYDCSDDAGMVERLVDSLPFELTKGQRTVIADISADMTAGQPMSRLLQGEVGSGKTLVALAALLRAVGSRHQAVIVAPTQVLAQQHYASIGASLSDAGMSDIPVVLLQSGMKLAERRRALSVPASGVPCIVVATHAAFSKTFQAPHLAVVVIDEQHRFGVEQREVLRSEPNEDGVVPHMLVMTATPIPRSAAMTWFGNLDISWLTELPGGRKPIRTILVNEYDTDTMKQVFIHARKRIDAGERVYVVCKRIDMDSDELESDPGFDEVAVDPLTGEEIDKPRKALHSVEEMSERLVSLPQFKGVEIQTLTGRDDDETKNHVMQRFASGQAPVLVSTTVIEVGVDVPQASCIIVFDADSFGLSQLHQLRGRVGRGGTQSWAFFVHTAEPDTVAADRLATIRDSVDGAVIAQKDLELRGAGDVLRSAQAGFTSSFKVLNVVRDADTIMKARADAEQIYEADAQLSDNVQLKGAVLDFMRQSSGYSMSS; encoded by the coding sequence ATGGTTGATATTCATACATCATTATCAACGCTTATCACTAATAAGCGGCGCGTAGGCGCTTTGAAAAAGCTGGGATTAGTGAGCTGTGAAGATATACTGACCTACTATCCGTTCCGCGTATCTGCACCGGTCTGTGCGCGTTCAATGAATGAGCTTGTGCCTGGACAGCCGGCAGTATGTGGTGGCTATATTAGGCACGTACATATGGCGAATATGGCTCGCGGAGGATCTCGCATTGTGGCGGACGTGCGTGATGATTCCGGTGCTGGCGTGCATCTCGTGTATTTTACGCATAAAAAATATTATGCGGACTATATTATGGGCCGTTTGCGAGAAGGTCAGCAGATTGCTGTGCAAGGAACGCCCAGCGAATATGGCGGTATTATCCAGTTCACGCATCCAACCACATATACAGTACGCGATGAGAATAATGACGGTCAGGCGCTCAGCTTAGAAGAAGCGATCGAAAAGCTCAGCCAGCCTCAGCCGGTTTATCACGCCAATGCTCGGATTTCTTCAGCTCATATCCATGAAACTATCTGTGCCGTATTAGAGGCTTTAGCAGGAGTGCAGCCTCAGCAAGCAGATAATACCGAGGAACCTGAAAATAACAGTTCTTCACATCTACGCGAGCACATCGAGCAGTTAAGCGCAGCTATTCCGGACGTTATTCCCGAGACTGTACGTAAAGAACACGATCTCATGCACAAAGCTGAAGCACTACTAGCTGTGCATCGTCCCGAATCTGAAGCAGAGTGTGAACGTGGCTTAACCACGTTGCGATGGGAAGAAGCCCTTGTTTCGCAAATGGCGATGGTCTTATCGCGCGAAGAAAATAACGAAGCACACGCTTACGATTGCTCGGATGATGCAGGTATGGTTGAGCGTTTAGTAGATAGTTTGCCGTTTGAGCTGACCAAGGGCCAGCGCACGGTTATTGCAGATATTTCTGCTGATATGACCGCTGGGCAACCTATGAGTAGATTATTGCAAGGCGAAGTGGGTTCAGGTAAAACTCTGGTCGCGCTCGCTGCGCTCCTCAGGGCTGTGGGTTCAAGACATCAAGCCGTTATAGTGGCGCCGACTCAAGTACTGGCACAACAGCATTATGCAAGTATTGGCGCATCGCTCTCTGACGCGGGAATGAGTGACATTCCCGTTGTTCTCCTGCAAAGTGGTATGAAGTTAGCTGAACGGCGTCGAGCTTTGTCGGTTCCTGCATCGGGCGTGCCGTGTATTGTGGTGGCCACTCATGCCGCTTTTTCCAAGACATTCCAAGCGCCGCATTTGGCCGTGGTTGTTATTGATGAACAGCACCGTTTTGGTGTGGAACAGCGTGAAGTGTTGCGTTCTGAGCCAAACGAAGATGGCGTGGTTCCCCATATGCTGGTGATGACTGCTACACCTATTCCTCGATCTGCAGCTATGACGTGGTTCGGTAACCTCGATATATCATGGTTGACTGAATTACCAGGAGGACGCAAACCTATCCGCACTATTTTAGTGAATGAATATGATACGGATACGATGAAGCAAGTATTTATTCATGCACGCAAACGCATAGACGCTGGTGAACGTGTGTATGTGGTATGCAAGCGCATAGATATGGATTCTGATGAGCTAGAATCTGATCCTGGGTTTGACGAAGTGGCTGTTGACCCTCTGACTGGTGAAGAAATAGATAAGCCGCGTAAAGCTTTGCACTCAGTGGAGGAAATGAGTGAACGTCTAGTCTCATTGCCACAGTTTAAGGGCGTTGAAATTCAGACCTTAACGGGTCGTGATGACGATGAGACGAAAAATCATGTTATGCAACGTTTCGCTTCAGGACAGGCACCTGTTTTGGTATCGACTACTGTGATTGAAGTGGGCGTAGACGTGCCACAAGCAAGCTGCATTATTGTGTTTGATGCTGATTCCTTTGGCCTATCGCAGCTCCACCAGCTACGTGGACGAGTAGGGCGTGGAGGCACGCAGTCGTGGGCATTCTTCGTGCATACGGCTGAACCGGATACCGTGGCTGCTGATCGTTTAGCTACGATTCGTGATTCTGTGGACGGTGCGGTTATTGCCCAGAAAGATTTGGAACTGCGTGGTGCTGGCGATGTATTGCGTTCAGCTCAGGCTGGCTTTACTTCCTCCTTTAAGGTACTCAATGTTGTTAGGGATGCAGATACTATTATGAAAGCACGCGCAGATGCTGAGCAGATATATGAGGCGGACGCGCAGTTGTCCGATAATGTGCAGCTCAAAGGTGCTGTATTAGACTTTATGCGCCAGTCATCTGGATATTCTATGAGTTCGTAG
- the rimM gene encoding ribosome maturation factor RimM (Essential for efficient processing of 16S rRNA): MRAADSTHSNPQQRTLLRVCRIGRAQGLKGEVNVRAFTDDPVRRFAPGSVLLTKDGREFTVVRSRNFKSRWIILFEGISDRNASEALNGIDLFIEKESEPTVTDDDTDEEGWYLADLVGLDVLEVNDSESARAADYDGVEVHEVGTISAVFNNTAQDLLEITTEDGKTSLIPFVEQIVPVVDVEEGYIIIDPPAGLLDL, encoded by the coding sequence ATGCGCGCCGCTGATTCTACGCATTCAAACCCTCAACAGCGCACGTTGTTGAGGGTTTGTCGTATTGGACGAGCACAGGGCTTAAAAGGTGAAGTGAATGTTCGCGCTTTTACCGATGACCCTGTGCGTCGTTTCGCTCCAGGAAGCGTGCTCCTGACTAAAGATGGCCGCGAATTTACTGTTGTGCGTTCACGTAATTTTAAGAGTCGCTGGATTATTTTGTTTGAAGGCATCAGCGACCGCAACGCATCTGAAGCTTTGAACGGTATTGATTTATTCATTGAAAAAGAATCCGAACCTACTGTTACCGATGATGATACCGACGAAGAAGGCTGGTATCTTGCTGATTTAGTTGGTCTTGACGTCTTAGAGGTGAACGATTCCGAGTCTGCTCGTGCTGCTGATTACGATGGCGTAGAAGTGCATGAAGTCGGTACTATTAGCGCCGTGTTTAATAACACTGCTCAAGACTTACTGGAAATCACAACCGAGGACGGAAAAACATCTCTCATTCCGTTTGTGGAACAAATTGTTCCAGTTGTTGATGTTGAGGAGGGCTATATTATTATTGATCCTCCAGCTGGATTGCTTGATCTCTAA
- the rsmD gene encoding 16S rRNA (guanine(966)-N(2))-methyltransferase RsmD, which translates to MRIIAGRFKGQEIKSPKNARLTRPTTDRAKEAIFSHLEARGVLTDARVADVYAGTGALGFEALSRGAQSITFVEAHAQIAALIAQTAQSLKSSGQVGVSVKIARTTAEKFCLKMADIHSPSFDVIFMDPPYAVSTQVVNEQIDQLTSSLAEDGIMMIERSVRSEDITAPDGWEIYLRKDYGETAVFYIQRV; encoded by the coding sequence ATGCGTATTATTGCTGGTCGTTTTAAGGGGCAGGAGATTAAAAGCCCTAAGAACGCACGTCTTACACGCCCTACAACAGATCGAGCGAAGGAAGCAATTTTTTCCCATCTGGAAGCGAGGGGAGTTTTAACTGATGCTCGCGTAGCAGATGTGTATGCTGGCACAGGAGCTTTAGGTTTTGAAGCCCTCAGTCGAGGTGCTCAATCAATTACTTTTGTGGAGGCTCATGCTCAAATTGCGGCGCTTATTGCTCAGACTGCTCAGAGTTTGAAAAGCTCGGGGCAAGTAGGAGTAAGCGTAAAAATTGCGCGAACCACAGCTGAAAAGTTTTGTCTTAAAATGGCTGATATTCACAGCCCTAGCTTTGATGTTATTTTTATGGATCCGCCCTATGCCGTATCAACTCAAGTAGTTAATGAGCAGATAGATCAGCTGACGTCATCTCTTGCTGAGGACGGCATAATGATGATCGAGCGTTCAGTGCGTTCAGAAGATATTACCGCACCGGACGGCTGGGAGATTTACTTGCGAAAAGATTACGGAGAGACTGCGGTCTTCTATATCCAGCGCGTCTAG